A region of Toxorhynchites rutilus septentrionalis strain SRP chromosome 1, ASM2978413v1, whole genome shotgun sequence DNA encodes the following proteins:
- the LOC129774964 gene encoding lipoamide acyltransferase component of branched-chain alpha-keto acid dehydrogenase complex, mitochondrial produces MAGLIQRHGPALALLLRSKRIQFTRKVLSLSQFHTSAQLERIVSFNLSDIGEGIREVTVKEWYVKQGDVVEQFDNLCEVQSDKASVTITSRYDGKIAKLHKLVDEIALVGKPLLDFDVEDEKDSDEGSSSDEEEEKQVQAVATAEAQIAGDAASVIRSGKVLATPAVRRIAMENKVDLLKVKPSGKNKRVLKEDLLEYLKLIPEGTVKPHPTLAQKEPVSKTTTQQETVVPLKGIAKAMVKSMTESLKIPHFAYSDEIDVSQLVQLRDALKAEALAQGVKLTYMPFFVKAASNALKQFPIINSSFDEANECLIYKSYHNISIAMHTPQGLVVPNVKNVEQKTILEIAADMNALQDRGAKGALTPDDFLNGTFSLSNIGIVGGTYTHPCIMPPQVAIGAIGKTKLLPRFDASGSVIAAHIMNVSWSADHRVIDGVTMASFSNAWKKLLENPQLFLLTAK; encoded by the exons ATGGCTGGCTTAATCCAACGACATGGTCCAGCTTTGGCGCTCCTGCTTCGCTCGAAAAGGATACAATTT ACCCGCAAGGTGCTTTCCCTCTCACAGTTTCACACCAGTGCTCAACTTGAGAGGATAGTCTCGTTCAACCTGTCCGACATCGGCGAGGGTATCCGGGAAGTTACCGTCAAGGAGTGGTACGTGAAGCAGGGTGACGTTGTCGAGCAGTTCGACAATCTTTGCGAGGTACAAAGCGACAAGGCTTCCGTCACCATCACAAGTCGTTACGATGGTAAGATCGCAAAGCTGCACAAACTTGTAGATGAAATTGCTTTGGTCGGCAAACCACTGCTGGACTTCGATGTTGAAGATGAAAAAGACAGTGATGAGGGGAGCAGTTcagatgaagaagaagaaaaacaggTCCAAGCGGTAGCAACGGCGGAAGCACAAATCGCCGGGGATGCAGCCTCTGTGATTAGAAGTGGAAAGGTGTTAGCCACCCCAGCTGTTAGAAGAATCGCAATGGAGAACAAAGTTGATCTGCTGAAGGTGAAGCCTTCGGGAAAGAACAAACGAGTTTTGAAGGAAGACCTCCTGGAATATTTGAAGCTCATTCCCGAAGGAACCGTGAAGCCACATCCAACTTTGGCACAAAAAGAGCCCGTTTCCAAAACTACGACACAACAGGAAACCGTAGTACCGCTGAAAGGAATCGCAAAGGCCATGGTGAAATCAATGACAGAATCTCTG AAAATTCCACATTTTGCATACAGCGACGAGATTGATGTGTCCCAATTGGTACAGCTCCGGGACGCGCTCAAAGCAGAAGCCCTGGCCCAGGGAGTGAAGCTGACTTATATGCCTTTCTTTGTGAAGGCCGCTTCCAATGCCCTCAAGCAGTTCCCCATCATAAACAGCTCCTTCGACGAGGCCAACGAATGTTTAATTTACAAGTCGTACCACAACATCAGCATCGCAATGCATACCCCGCAGGGTCTGGTTGTACCTAACGTCAAGAACGTTGAGCAGAAAACAATTCTGGAAATTGCAGCCGATATGAATGCCCTGCAGGATCGGGGCGCCAAAGGCGCTCTCACACCAGATGATTTTCTCAATGGAACATTTTCGCTGTCCAACATAGGAATC GTCGGCGGAACCTACACGCACCCCTGCATCATGCCCCCACAGGTCGCAATTGGTGCTATCGGGAAAACTAAGCTGCTGCCCCGATTTGATGCCTCGGGAAGCGTGATCGCGGCGCACATCATGAACGTCAGCTGGTCGGCCGACCACCGGGTAATCGATGGAGTGACTATGGCCAGCTTCTCGAACGCGTGGAAGAAACTGCTTGAAAATCCCCAACTTTTTCTGCTGACAGCAAAATAA